The Brassica rapa cultivar Chiifu-401-42 chromosome A10, CAAS_Brap_v3.01, whole genome shotgun sequence genome segment TGGACTAAGCACTTGATCAACAACAACACTCTGCAGCATCAAACAAAAGTCAATCCATGCATACAATTTGTAGAAAAGACCCGACTGAGATAAGAGCTGAAAAATACCTTGTCTAGACCCACATCAACCAACGTACCCTCAGAGTTTATTGGCTTTTCCCTTAGCGTCACACCTACAAGGTTTTCatttccaaaacaaaaatttgaaacCACACTTATCTACAACAAAGAAAGGGTAGTAGTAGCttgattcatatttttttccacACCAGCTTTTTGGTGTATCATGTCATATCTCTAAAGATGAAAAAAAGCAAAGCAATGTCATTGGGGatggttataaaaaaaagtgaTGTTTTACCTTCACGGTATTGTTCCCACTCGTGCTTGCGCAGATGGTGAGGAGCATCAAGAGGTGGCAACATACCCTGTTTATATACATCAGACAAGTCTGGTTACTAAAGACACTAGAacataaaagaagaaaacaaagagatATATAAGTAAAGTCAGTACACACACCACAAATCTAAGATCATTGTGCTTGGGGAAGAGAGTCTTCCTCAAATACTGTGGTGTctctaaatacttcaagatacgAACGAGAAAAGGAGCACCACTCTCGTTGCTATCAGAAGGATTCGTAACAGAGGAGTTGTTGATCTCTGAGCTGCTCTTATTGTCAAACACTACAATCTGAATTCaatcaaacacacacacaacacaAGGTTTTAAAATTCAGTAGAGTTTAGACTAGTTTTGATGCAATCTGAAACAAGCGTACCTCGTCGATTCGAAATATTGTGGATGCACGAGCTATTTGCCCAGCAAGctgagaaaatttaaaaagagttttttttttaattactaataTAAATGGAAGAGAGGAGCTCCGAGAAGCTAGctaagaagagagagagaggttacaCGTGTGGCGAGCTCGAGTGATTGAGTGTTGTTGATGATGGAGCCAGCTATGGCTATTGTAACAGTTGCTCtctcttcctttttcttttcttctacatttgccttctcctcctcctccttgcttttcttcttttttttcttcttcgcTTCTCCGTCGTCACTCACCTTTTGCTCCGGATCCTCAtggcttctcttcttcttcttcttattcttctttttgAGGTCTCCGTCGATTCTCTCTGTTAGCTCGGACTCCTCCATTTCGAGCTCAGTGTCGTCATGCCTTCTCTTGCTTTTCTTCCCCATTTTTCTGCCGCCGGCGATTGGGACTGCCAGCTGCGCCGAATTTCGCAGGGTTTATGTGCTTTTGGGTTCTTGCTGGACTCATGGGCCTATGTTAGCTTAACTTATTGGGCCTTGCTTACAGCCTATTAATTAGTAACGTGGGTTTTCATGTAAACCGTTCCCTCACAACAGATTTACATCTCACTTTCGGTTTATTATTTAACCATTATGTTGTTCATTGTTTATAACTTAACAAAAGACATATAATTCAACCAATTAATTGCGTATATCAACTGGATCGATCATTAATGGTtagtttttcttgttttctcaaATTGATACAGaatcttaaaatttaattttacaaaaatattttttaataatttattgcCCAAAAAGTATATTGAACTATTCATTGGCTTAACTGTAAACTCTTTTTTTGTCGACGGTTTAACTGTAAACCATGTGCTACGAAACAAATAAGCATAACCCATAAATAGTTGCTTGCCAGGTGGAATTGCCCTATTGGGTACAACTCAATACCCAAAGAGTCAAAAAGACTCTAAGCTCCGCCGCCAACGCGCGACTCCCGTTTCCTCTCAGCGGCCCTTTCCGATCGGGTCTTGAGCCATGTCAGGATGTCACCGTACACCAAATCAACGTCCTCCTCCGATTCACCAACCATCTGATGCCACATCCCCGGATAGATCTTGATCGTCTTATCCCCACTGCTTGCTCTCCGATGAAGCTCCTCTACGCACGCTTGGTCGCAAACAACGTCTCCTCCTCCATGCACTATCAGAAGCGGCACCTCCACCTCCTCGAACCTCCCCTGAAGCTCGTTACATACACGGATCAGCTCGTACGCCGTCGCGGCGCGCGGCCTCGCCACCGTCCTCCTAGGACTAGCAATCGCGAGCTTCCTCTTCCACGGCTCCTTGAAGGAAACATCGGGAATCGATCCGCGAGTGGGGATGACGCGCCAGGTGGGGATAAGGTTCGCCACGACGAAGAGCAAATGCTCCAACGGCCACGGCGGTTTGAACTTCGCGCTGATTCCACACATGGCTCCGTTGAGGATGAGCCCGTCCCATACACCTCTCTGCCGGAGCGAGATGTAGAGCGCGATGGCTCCGCCTAAGGACTCGGAGTAGAGAAAACACGGCAAATCCGGCGTCTCCTGGCGGTTACGGTTACGGAAGTCGTCGAAGAAGGAGATACAGTCATCGACGACGGGATTGATGTCAGGGATATGAGCCACGAGGCCATCGGAGAATCCATGCCCTTGGTGATCGATCGCGCAGGTGATGTAACCGGATTTAGCGAAGAGGATGGACGTGAGCTGGAGGAACCAGCTGGATTCGCCGGTGAAGCCGTGAACGACGGCGACGATACCGATGGGACGAGCTGGAGGGAGTGGAGACCACCATTGTGTGAAGATCTTGAGGCCGCGAGGGTTGGTGATGAAGGCGGAGGAATGGGTGACGGAATGCTTCGCGTAGAACTCATCGGCGGAGAGAGAGCCGAAGGGGTTGCTCTCGTCAGCGTCTGAGATTGGATGCAGacccatttttttttgtttcctttcaaGAAATTATCTCGAGGTGAAAGGTTGTTGTGGGGTTTGGGTAACGGTTGAGGATTAAATGAGGTTTCAATTGGATCTGGTGGGGTGGGGACACATGCTTTTAGTGTGGACGCTAACTACCAGCTGATCTTGGGCCCGGTTGGTTTTCAATTTCAAATCTTTTATAGGTTCAGTTTGGCTTTTTAGgataaaatttaagatattcGGCCGGTTTAACCAATATTACTTGTTAGGACAAATTTCCGGTTAAGGTAGTTGGATGTGATAGGAAGGAAATCCAAAAAATCTGGCTATTTGCTACTTGTTTGTTTCATCCATCCCATCCATGTACCAATAATACTTGTTTAGTCATGGCTGACCAACCAGAATTGGTTGAAATGTTGTTTTGATTCCTTAATTTAAAACAGTCAATAGACAAAAGTTTTAAGCCtccaaattataagaaaaaattattttgatttagcTTAAAATGTTGATGAGTTTCCCAAGGCTTGGAACCGATCTTGTTAATAACAAGAATATATGACGTCTTTCTTTTAAAGGCCTTGTGATTATTCTAAACTTCTATGTGGAAGGGAAAGAGAAACGGAAAGAAAACCTGTAATTGTGATCGAGAAAGAGATAACATTTAAACtgttaatatgatatattattatataaggAAGAGATGAAACCAATATAGCTCGCCATACCCATCCTAAAGCTCTGCGCACCTGAggttttttttatcttctcaTATACCCTATGATACTAACACATGTATAAATAAAAGAAGCTTGTACACAAAAGACAGACCACTTCCCAAATATATTAATAGACACATTACAAGGAAGTATCGAAATCTAAGTAAATAATGGAGGTGTTGTCCTTTGTACGCATCACTCTAGCTTCATTCAGCAGACCGTTTGCTATTTTCTCTGCACTACTCTCCTTCTCTCTCATCTGCCATGTTCATTTCAAAACGTACACATGAGTTTATGACAGAACACAGCCATGTTGCTTTGTTTTgaagtagaaaaaaaaatgttttacctGAAGCACCAGCTGCACAGCTTTCTTCGGACTCACCACATCCCATAACCCATCACTGCAGTTATTGTGTATTTAGAATTAGCAAAAATGAATAAGAAAACGAGAGAAAGCTTGTTATGTTGATGTTTTTCACCTAGCCAATACAGCAAACGCGTCTTTATTAGATTGATCGATACGCAAAGGCTCACTTATATATGGCTCCGCGCTGAACCGAGCGTCTTGCTGCTTTGGGAATTTGTCTCCAAGCATCCTCGCAAGGTTTATACCTGAAGAAGATTGTCAACTCAGATTTGGTCATTATGTTACAGTGGAAGCAGAATCAGAGGAGTGTGTTTAGTTCATTGAGCTAAATACCGAAGATCCTAGTCTCTTTATCTCTCAAAGATAGTCCTGCTTCTTGAATTCTTCTTCTCTCAGTCAAGCTAGTCACTCGATGATCTTCAGTCATTTGTACACATCTCCCATCATTGCTGCCAAATTGAATACAAAGCTTAGAAACTAAGAATCTTAAGATAGCAATACCATATGTCGAACGTACTTGATTACACATGCTGAATCCCCAAGATTGGCACATTGTGCGAACAAATGTTCTTCATTGTCTTTCCAAACCAAGAGAACTGTAGCTGTACAACCCTGCAGAGACAGACTAGTTCATTAAGTTAGAAGCAATGAAAAAGTTGCAGCCAAGTCGTCAAGGAGACAAACATGCAATCTCAAATGAAAAGGACAAGCTTCAGAACCTCATATTGGTGATCATCCAAGCGAGCTTCTGTTTTCACAAGTACGTCCCTCAGGACATCTGAAGCATCTCCTTGTGATAATACTTTCTCCTTCTTCAGAGAGTCTGATAATATATTCGCCAGAACCTCAGGAATAATTCTGCAGAAAATAAGTTTTGATTAGGTTAAATATTCAAGTATATAACTGAAAACATCAAACCAAAGATCATCCAGTTGTTTATTACTTTATCACCCGAACATATACTGGCTAGACCATTTACAAAGAACCACAGAACAAGACAACAAGTGTCAACAAAGGTGgtccaaaccaaaaaaaaaacaatgactCACTTTATTGCGGATTGAGCAGCCCCTGCTCCCCCATGTCCATCACAAACACAAAACAGCCCAAACTGAAACCATATGCATTTAGAATTATGTTAGCACAAGCAGTGAAGTCTTATCATTATTCATCACACAAACAACTCAAGTTAACCTTATTAGCCCCAGAAAGCGGCCATTTGTAATAGCAAA includes the following:
- the LOC103845766 gene encoding putative methyltransferase C9orf114 homolog, whose amino-acid sequence is MGKKSKRRHDDTELEMEESELTERIDGDLKKKNKKKKKRSHEDPEQKVSDDGEAKKKKKKKSKEEEEKANVEEKKKEERATVTIAIAGSIINNTQSLELATRLAGQIARASTIFRIDEIVVFDNKSSSEINNSSVTNPSDSNESGAPFLVRILKYLETPQYLRKTLFPKHNDLRFVGMLPPLDAPHHLRKHEWEQYREGVTLREKPINSEGTLVDVGLDKSVVVDQVLSPGVRVTVAMGADRDLDLVRQIVPPSKPREEAGMYWGYKVRYASHLSSVFKECPFEGGYDYLIGTSEHGLKISSSELKIPTFRHLLIAFGGLAGLEESVEEDNQYKGKNVREAFNIYLNTCPHQGSRTIRTEEAMFISLQYFQEPISRAMRGVEA
- the LOC103845767 gene encoding caffeoylshikimate esterase, whose product is MGLHPISDADESNPFGSLSADEFYAKHSVTHSSAFITNPRGLKIFTQWWSPLPPARPIGIVAVVHGFTGESSWFLQLTSILFAKSGYITCAIDHQGHGFSDGLVAHIPDINPVVDDCISFFDDFRNRNRQETPDLPCFLYSESLGGAIALYISLRQRGVWDGLILNGAMCGISAKFKPPWPLEHLLFVVANLIPTWRVIPTRGSIPDVSFKEPWKRKLAIASPRRTVARPRAATAYELIRVCNELQGRFEEVEVPLLIVHGGGDVVCDQACVEELHRRASSGDKTIKIYPGMWHQMVGESEEDVDLVYGDILTWLKTRSERAAERKRESRVGGGA